One window of Nymphaea colorata isolate Beijing-Zhang1983 chromosome 1, ASM883128v2, whole genome shotgun sequence genomic DNA carries:
- the LOC116249792 gene encoding uncharacterized protein LOC116249792 isoform X3 — protein MGLGEEEDGGHGENGEMDLDDDDDEDEDVDFNPFLRDSPSLEASSSLSSENEGVAREGNDGLGRSSSRKRGDPVVEASSEFREPSGGDDLQTEPYEEVIDGKEAGLCESGKRTRLPSGESQMGGHSEEKDILATEGDASTMRREQELLDQTMDALPDLNISRKPVIHVQNGQGNEEEDDEDAICRRTRARVSLRDLSLDELEMFLQESDEEDYFQNVDDEEEYRKFLAAVIGNPDADGEGNQEANRKEDIEDDDEDDDADFEMEIEAALESDPDESWSRKGRKEKLQVPIHRPETRQKKRQKAEKNKDRLVGSNKPLRPLLPLTANIQVARSSELGASRLLADSVHPFNPAVPTVDANSFTAHQIGQLHCLIYEHVQLLIQVFSLCVLDPARQEIADKAKGLIFELADKCDEALAWKKVPYPDYCFHPPFIHPSVSQVSQMRQNASPVPSFLGASTRAINAEKSFNGHASAVQDNRYSGWTPVVHGHVVSVLDVAPLRIARDYLTGIEAAVSSYKQRRITDMDPHTYYEREPLFHVPNLPCEATTRGTRDGVSPGRSSTPSNSCSQPSQKKTLAGVLVESSKMQSIALVPKDIAQLAQRFLPLFNVDLFPHKPPPAAAVNRVLFTDAEDELLAMGLMMYNSDWKAIQQRFLPCKKINQIFIRQKNRSAAKAPENSIKAVKRMKSSPLSPEEKAYIDQGIKVFKLDWMSIWKYCVPHRDPLLLPRQWRIAIGTQKSYKTTEAAKEKRRLYEAKRRQSKLAMTSNLTLCEPEDNQISGPDGEDYSGNEYDDEDEAYVHEAFLADWRPTGSVPVSPELPVSAKVSDSGRRSQVDASISEEGLGFHKLDASLMQEQSNSTKKGIHAQAGQGKDPLQGHSYMHHFAATASPSSETPTQMPPFTNIRWTDCYLSSRKLISDCKEKSSRSRLGVRPCRMRKTSGLQLVKLAPDLPPVNLPPSVRIIPKAAFGCYPHETSCNLNAVHRKESNVKISEPHFVNTGMISSTNVGKDRNASSVYSSNRKLCTENQNMVQGTSAENGAEADLQMHPLLFQMPGEGSWPHLPNNAVINSRSRNTFPENAFQLGSLFKKRPTLGTTGPHYPAPHSNLSSSSMETIDFHPLLQRSVSVDKEPTSHSHPVINCSASPDSAPVLSDACGTKSQVINLSASSGGHERSDEPNLDFHLHLGGNRMVADGITINRPLLSLKDSRSIKDSQTCNDEGHPSGSHTGLGSFVHSVSSVAVAERRSITDDHGEPNVQGPLEVHQHNQALSEIVMEQEELSDSEDDIRENVEFEHEEMADSEEESHHCQLGTAQSKEASNVEFEEEILSDDENSLPRRSRIFVPDGRLIGDERVVFDHSIVAEKGPKSSRKSRQAFSHLSTSEFSSRPICQNMNKKKVRHSSQKALHIHRSKLKRTTKMVACKSST, from the exons ATGGGGCTTGGAGAGGAGGAAGATGGTGGCCATGGTGAGAATGGGGAGATGGAccttgatgatgatgacgacgaAGATGAGGATGTGGATTTCAATCCCTTTCTCCGTGATTCTCCTTCCCTGGAAGCGTcttcgagcttgagctcggaAAATGAAGGAGTTGCTAGGGAGGGGAATGATGGGCTGGGAAGGAGTTCGAGTCGTAAGCGCGGTGATCCGGTAGTGGAAGCATCTAGCGAATTTCGAGAACCAAGTGGTGGAGATGATCTGCAGACTGAACCCTATGAAGAAGTCATTGATGGGAAGGAAGCAGGTTTGTGCGAATCAGGGAAAAGGACAAGGCTGCCGAGCGGAGAAAGTCAAATGGGTGGGCACTCGGAAGAGAAGGATATTTTGGCGACTGAAGGTGATGCAAGCACTATGAGGAGGGAACAAGAGTTATTGGATCAAACTATGGATGCATTGCCCGATTTGAATATCTCCCGGAAACCAGTCATCCATGTGCAGAATGGACAGGGGAATGAggaggaagatgatgaagatgcaaTCTGTAGACGGACAAGGGCACGGGTTTCATTAAGGGATTTATCACTAGATGAACTGGAGATGTTTCTTCAAGAATCTGATGAAGAAGATTACTTTCAAAATGTGGATGATGAGGAAGAGTATAGGAAATTTCTCGCTGCTGTCATTGGGAATCCAGATGCAGATGGAGAGGGAAATCAAGAGGCAAATAGGAAGGAAGACAtcgaagatgatgatgaagatgatgacgCAGACTTTGAAATGGAAATTGAAGCTGCATTGGAGAGTGACCCTGATGAAAGCTGGAGTCGGAAGGGTAGAAAAGAGAAGTTGCAGGTCCCAATTCATAGGCCTGAAACCAGGCAAAAGAAGCGCCAGAAAgctgaaaaaaacaaagacaggCTTGTGGGGTCGAATAAGCCTCTAAGACCATTGTTGCCATTAACAGCAAACATACAGGTTGCTCGTTCATCTGAATTGGGTGCAAGTAGATTATTGGCTGACAGTGTTCATCCTTTCAATCCTGCCGTGCCGACTGTGGATGCAAATAGTTTTACTGCTCATCAAATAGGCCAGTTACACTGTTTGATATATGAGCATGTCCAACTTCTTATTCAGGTATTCTCTTTGTGTGTTCTTGATCCTGCTCGGCAAGAAATAGCTGATAAGGCCAAGGGCCTAATTTTTGAATTGGCTGACAAGTGTGATGAAGCTTTGGCATGGAAGAAAGTCCCTTACCCAGACTATTGTTTCCATCCACCATTTATACATCCTTCTGTATCCCAAGTTTCTCAGATGCGGCAGAATGCATCTCCTGTGCCTTCTTTTCTAGGGGCTTCTACCAGAGCAATAAATGCTGAGAAGTCCTTTAATGGGCATGCAAGTGCTGTTCAAGATAACAGGTATTCAGGCTGGACTCCTGTGGTGCATGGACATGTAGTTTCAGTGCTTGATGTTGCCCCACTCAGAATTGCCCGTGATTACTTGACTGGCATTGAAGCTG CTGTATCATCATACAAGCAACGGCGTATTACAGATATGGATCCTCACACTTATTATGAAAGAGAACCTCTGTTTCATGTCCCTAATCTTCCATGTGAAGCGACAACAAGAGGTACGAGGGATGGAGTGTCACCTGGTCGAAGCTCTACACCGTCCAACTCTTGTTCTCAGCCATCCCAAAAGAAGACCCTGGCTGGTGTTCTTGTAGAAAGCAGTAAAATGCAGTCAATTGCTCTTGTTCCTAAGGATATTGCACAGTTGGCTCAGAGGTTCCTTCCTCTATTCAATGTTGATTTGTTCCCGCACAAGCCTCCTCCAGCTGCTGCTGTTAACCGGGTGCTTTTTACTGATGCAGAGGATGA ATTGCTTGCAATGGGTCTGATGATGTATAATTCTGACTGGAAGGCCATTCAACAGCGTTTTCTTCCTTGCAAAAAGATTAATCAG ATATTCATTAGGCAAAAGAATCGTAGTGCTGCAAAAGCACCTGAAAATTCAATAAAG GCAGTGAAGAGAATGAAATCTTCTCCTTTGTCTCCAGAGGAGAAGGCCTATATTGATCAG GGAATCAAGGTCTTCAAACTTGACTGGATGTCTATCTGGAAATACTGTGTTCCACACCGTGATCCTCTATTGCTACCACGGCAATGGCGAATAGCAATTGGAACTCAAAAATCGTACAAAACAACTGAAGCTGCAAAAGAAAAACGTCGGCTGTATGAAGCAAAGCGACGACAATCAAAACTTGCAATGACCAGCAATTTAACATTATGTGAACCAGAG GATAACCAGATCAGTGGTCCAGATGGAGAGGATTATAGTGGAAATGAgtatgatgatgaagatgaagctTATGTACATGAAGCATTTTTAGCTGACTGGAGACCAACTGGTTCAGTTCCTGTCTCACCTGAACTTCCAGTTTCAGCTAAAGTAAGTGACAGCGGAAGACGTTCCCAAGTTGATGCTTCTATCTCAGAGGAGGGATTAGGTTTTCATAAATTGGATGCTTCTCTCATGCAAGAACAATCAAATTCTACTAAGAAAGGCATCCATGCCCAAGCTGGTCAAGGCAAAGATCCTTTACAAGGACATTCCTACATGCATCATTTTGCAGCCACTGCTTCACCTTCTTCTGAAACTCCAACACAAATGCCACCTTTCACTAATATTAGGTGGACTGATTGTTATCTGTCTTCCAGGAAATTGATTTCTGACTGTAAGGAGAAGTCATCAAGGAGTAGGCTGGGTGTGCGACCATGTCGCATGCGTAAAACCAGTGGCCTCCAGTTGGTCAAGTTAGCGCCTGATTTGCCTCCTGTGAATCTCCCTCCTTCAGTTCGTATAATTCCTAAAGCAGCTTTTGGATGCTACCCTCATGAAACTTCCTGTAACCTAAATGCTGTACATAGAAAAGAGTCCAACGTTAAGATATCTGAACCTCATTTTGTAAATACTGGAATGATCTCTTCCACAAATGTTGGAAAAGACAGGAATGCTAGTTCTGTTTATTCTAGTAATAGAAAGTTGTGCACAGAGAATCAGAATATGGTTCAAGGTACCTCGGCGGAAAATGGTGCTGAAGCTGACCTTCAAATGCATCCTTTACTTTTCCAGATGCCTGGAGAAGGTTCGTGGCCCCATCTTCCAAATAATGCTGTTATAAACTCAAGATCGCGGAACACTTTCCCAGAAAATGCATTTCAGTTGGGCAGTTTGTTTAAGAAGCGGCCAACTCTTGGCACAACTGGTCCACATTATCCAGCTCCACACTCAAACCTTTCCTCCTCTAGTATGGAAACCATTGATTTTCATCCCCTTCTTCAAAGATCTGTTAGTGTAGACAAGGAACCAACCAGTCATTCACATCCAGTGATTAATTGTTCTGCCAGTCCAGACTCTGCTCCTGTTTTGTCAGATGCCTGTGGAACTAAGTCACAAGTGATTAATCTAAGTGCTTCGTCAGGTGGTCATGAGAGAAGTGATGAACCAAATTTGGATTTCCACTTGCATCTTGGTGGCAATCGGATGGTTGCTGATGGGATTACAATTAACCGTCCCTTGCTCTCTCTCAAGGACAGTAGGAGCATAAAGGATAGTCAGACTTGCAATGACGAAGGCCATCCTTCTGGATCGCATACAGGACTTGGTTCCTTTGTGCACTCAGTTTCAAGCGTTGCTGTTGCTGAACGAAGGTCTATAACTGATGATCATGGAGAACCTAATGTACAAGGACCTCTAGAGGTGCATCAGCATAATCAAGCCCTTTCAGAAATAGTAATGGAGCAAGAAGAGTTAAGTGACTCTGAGGACGATATTAGAGAAAATGTTGAGTTTGAACATGAAGAAATGGCTGATTCGGAAGAAGAATCACATCATTGTCAGCTGGGCACTGCACAGAGTAAG GAAGCTTCAAatgtggaatttgaagaagagattctTTCAGATGATGAGAACTCTTTGCCAAGGAGAAGCCGAATTTTTGTTCCTGATGGTAGATTAATCGGTGATGAAAGAGTTGTATTTGACCATTCTATTGTGGCAGAGAAAGGGCCGAAATCCTCAAGAAAGTCTAGGCAGGCATTCTCACATCTGTCTACTTCAGAGTTCTCTTCTAGACCTATTTGTCAAaatatgaacaagaagaaagtcaGACACAGTTCTCAGAAGGCGCTGCATATACATCGAAGTAAATTAAAGAGGACAACAAAAATGGTAGCTTGTAAGAGTTCTACATAA
- the LOC116249792 gene encoding uncharacterized protein LOC116249792 isoform X4, with amino-acid sequence MQRSSLTSFLSLPAYSEVAPSEGFYDAVDYVDSFAEIQVRTLWVCGIEFDLVVLVNMGLGEEEDGGHGENGEMDLDDDDDEDEDVDFNPFLRDSPSLEASSSLSSENEGVAREGNDGLGRSSSRKRGDPVVEASSEFREPSGGDDLQTEPYEEVIDGKEAGLCESGKRTRLPSGESQMGGHSEEKDILATEGDASTMRREQELLDQTMDALPDLNISRKPVIHVQNGQGNEEEDDEDAICRRTRARVSLRDLSLDELEMFLQESDEEDYFQNVDDEEEYRKFLAAVIGNPDADGEGNQEANRKEDIEDDDEDDDADFEMEIEAALESDPDESWSRKGRKEKLQVPIHRPETRQKKRQKAEKNKDRLVGSNKPLRPLLPLTANIQVARSSELGASRLLADSVHPFNPAVPTVDANSFTAHQIGQLHCLIYEHVQLLIQVFSLCVLDPARQEIADKAKGLIFELADKCDEALAWKKVPYPDYCFHPPFIHPSVSQVSQMRQNASPVPSFLGASTRAINAEKSFNGHASAVQDNRYSGWTPVVHGHVVSVLDVAPLRIARDYLTGIEAAVSSYKQRRITDMDPHTYYEREPLFHVPNLPCEATTRGTRDGVSPGRSSTPSNSCSQPSQKKTLAGVLVESSKMQSIALVPKDIAQLAQRFLPLFNVDLFPHKPPPAAAVNRVLFTDAEDELLAMGLMMYNSDWKAIQQRFLPCKKINQIFIRQKNRSAAKAPENSIKAVKRMKSSPLSPEEKAYIDQGIKVFKLDWMSIWKYCVPHRDPLLLPRQWRIAIGTQKSYKTTEAAKEKRRLYEAKRRQSKLAMTSNLTLCEPEDNQISGPDGEDYSGNEYDDEDEAYVHEAFLADWRPTGSVPVSPELPVSAKVSDSGRRSQVDASISEEGLGFHKLDASLMQEQSNSTKKGIHAQAGQGKDPLQGHSYMHHFAATASPSSETPTQMPPFTNIRWTDCYLSSRKLISDCKEKSSRSRLGVRPCRMRKTSGLQLVKLAPDLPPVNLPPSVRIIPKAAFGCYPHETSCNLNAVHRKESNVKISEPHFVNTGMISSTNVGKDRNASSVYSSNRKLCTENQNMVQGTSAENGAEADLQMHPLLFQMPGEGSWPHLPNNAVINSRSRNTFPENAFQLGSLFKKRPTLGTTGPHYPAPHSNLSSSSMETIDFHPLLQRSVSVDKEPTSHSHPVINCSASPDSAPVLSDACGTKSQVINLSASSGGHERSDEPNLDFHLHLGGNRMVADGITINRPLLSLKDSRSIKDSQTCNDEGHPSGSHTGLGSFVHSVSSVAVAERRSITDDHGEPNVQGPLEVHQHNQALSEIVMEQEELSDSEDDIRENVEFEHEEMADSEEESHHCQLGTAQRSFKCGI; translated from the exons ATGCAACGATCTTCTCTGACGTCTTTTCTTTCGCTTCCCGCGTATTCGGAAGTAGCGCCGTCGGAg GGTTTCTACGATGCTGTAGATTATGTTGATTCGTTCGCGGAAATACAGGTTAGAACCCTTTGGGTTTGTGGAATTGAGTTTGATCTTGTGGTTTTGGTGAATATGGGGCTTGGAGAGGAGGAAGATGGTGGCCATGGTGAGAATGGGGAGATGGAccttgatgatgatgacgacgaAGATGAGGATGTGGATTTCAATCCCTTTCTCCGTGATTCTCCTTCCCTGGAAGCGTcttcgagcttgagctcggaAAATGAAGGAGTTGCTAGGGAGGGGAATGATGGGCTGGGAAGGAGTTCGAGTCGTAAGCGCGGTGATCCGGTAGTGGAAGCATCTAGCGAATTTCGAGAACCAAGTGGTGGAGATGATCTGCAGACTGAACCCTATGAAGAAGTCATTGATGGGAAGGAAGCAGGTTTGTGCGAATCAGGGAAAAGGACAAGGCTGCCGAGCGGAGAAAGTCAAATGGGTGGGCACTCGGAAGAGAAGGATATTTTGGCGACTGAAGGTGATGCAAGCACTATGAGGAGGGAACAAGAGTTATTGGATCAAACTATGGATGCATTGCCCGATTTGAATATCTCCCGGAAACCAGTCATCCATGTGCAGAATGGACAGGGGAATGAggaggaagatgatgaagatgcaaTCTGTAGACGGACAAGGGCACGGGTTTCATTAAGGGATTTATCACTAGATGAACTGGAGATGTTTCTTCAAGAATCTGATGAAGAAGATTACTTTCAAAATGTGGATGATGAGGAAGAGTATAGGAAATTTCTCGCTGCTGTCATTGGGAATCCAGATGCAGATGGAGAGGGAAATCAAGAGGCAAATAGGAAGGAAGACAtcgaagatgatgatgaagatgatgacgCAGACTTTGAAATGGAAATTGAAGCTGCATTGGAGAGTGACCCTGATGAAAGCTGGAGTCGGAAGGGTAGAAAAGAGAAGTTGCAGGTCCCAATTCATAGGCCTGAAACCAGGCAAAAGAAGCGCCAGAAAgctgaaaaaaacaaagacaggCTTGTGGGGTCGAATAAGCCTCTAAGACCATTGTTGCCATTAACAGCAAACATACAGGTTGCTCGTTCATCTGAATTGGGTGCAAGTAGATTATTGGCTGACAGTGTTCATCCTTTCAATCCTGCCGTGCCGACTGTGGATGCAAATAGTTTTACTGCTCATCAAATAGGCCAGTTACACTGTTTGATATATGAGCATGTCCAACTTCTTATTCAGGTATTCTCTTTGTGTGTTCTTGATCCTGCTCGGCAAGAAATAGCTGATAAGGCCAAGGGCCTAATTTTTGAATTGGCTGACAAGTGTGATGAAGCTTTGGCATGGAAGAAAGTCCCTTACCCAGACTATTGTTTCCATCCACCATTTATACATCCTTCTGTATCCCAAGTTTCTCAGATGCGGCAGAATGCATCTCCTGTGCCTTCTTTTCTAGGGGCTTCTACCAGAGCAATAAATGCTGAGAAGTCCTTTAATGGGCATGCAAGTGCTGTTCAAGATAACAGGTATTCAGGCTGGACTCCTGTGGTGCATGGACATGTAGTTTCAGTGCTTGATGTTGCCCCACTCAGAATTGCCCGTGATTACTTGACTGGCATTGAAGCTG CTGTATCATCATACAAGCAACGGCGTATTACAGATATGGATCCTCACACTTATTATGAAAGAGAACCTCTGTTTCATGTCCCTAATCTTCCATGTGAAGCGACAACAAGAGGTACGAGGGATGGAGTGTCACCTGGTCGAAGCTCTACACCGTCCAACTCTTGTTCTCAGCCATCCCAAAAGAAGACCCTGGCTGGTGTTCTTGTAGAAAGCAGTAAAATGCAGTCAATTGCTCTTGTTCCTAAGGATATTGCACAGTTGGCTCAGAGGTTCCTTCCTCTATTCAATGTTGATTTGTTCCCGCACAAGCCTCCTCCAGCTGCTGCTGTTAACCGGGTGCTTTTTACTGATGCAGAGGATGA ATTGCTTGCAATGGGTCTGATGATGTATAATTCTGACTGGAAGGCCATTCAACAGCGTTTTCTTCCTTGCAAAAAGATTAATCAG ATATTCATTAGGCAAAAGAATCGTAGTGCTGCAAAAGCACCTGAAAATTCAATAAAG GCAGTGAAGAGAATGAAATCTTCTCCTTTGTCTCCAGAGGAGAAGGCCTATATTGATCAG GGAATCAAGGTCTTCAAACTTGACTGGATGTCTATCTGGAAATACTGTGTTCCACACCGTGATCCTCTATTGCTACCACGGCAATGGCGAATAGCAATTGGAACTCAAAAATCGTACAAAACAACTGAAGCTGCAAAAGAAAAACGTCGGCTGTATGAAGCAAAGCGACGACAATCAAAACTTGCAATGACCAGCAATTTAACATTATGTGAACCAGAG GATAACCAGATCAGTGGTCCAGATGGAGAGGATTATAGTGGAAATGAgtatgatgatgaagatgaagctTATGTACATGAAGCATTTTTAGCTGACTGGAGACCAACTGGTTCAGTTCCTGTCTCACCTGAACTTCCAGTTTCAGCTAAAGTAAGTGACAGCGGAAGACGTTCCCAAGTTGATGCTTCTATCTCAGAGGAGGGATTAGGTTTTCATAAATTGGATGCTTCTCTCATGCAAGAACAATCAAATTCTACTAAGAAAGGCATCCATGCCCAAGCTGGTCAAGGCAAAGATCCTTTACAAGGACATTCCTACATGCATCATTTTGCAGCCACTGCTTCACCTTCTTCTGAAACTCCAACACAAATGCCACCTTTCACTAATATTAGGTGGACTGATTGTTATCTGTCTTCCAGGAAATTGATTTCTGACTGTAAGGAGAAGTCATCAAGGAGTAGGCTGGGTGTGCGACCATGTCGCATGCGTAAAACCAGTGGCCTCCAGTTGGTCAAGTTAGCGCCTGATTTGCCTCCTGTGAATCTCCCTCCTTCAGTTCGTATAATTCCTAAAGCAGCTTTTGGATGCTACCCTCATGAAACTTCCTGTAACCTAAATGCTGTACATAGAAAAGAGTCCAACGTTAAGATATCTGAACCTCATTTTGTAAATACTGGAATGATCTCTTCCACAAATGTTGGAAAAGACAGGAATGCTAGTTCTGTTTATTCTAGTAATAGAAAGTTGTGCACAGAGAATCAGAATATGGTTCAAGGTACCTCGGCGGAAAATGGTGCTGAAGCTGACCTTCAAATGCATCCTTTACTTTTCCAGATGCCTGGAGAAGGTTCGTGGCCCCATCTTCCAAATAATGCTGTTATAAACTCAAGATCGCGGAACACTTTCCCAGAAAATGCATTTCAGTTGGGCAGTTTGTTTAAGAAGCGGCCAACTCTTGGCACAACTGGTCCACATTATCCAGCTCCACACTCAAACCTTTCCTCCTCTAGTATGGAAACCATTGATTTTCATCCCCTTCTTCAAAGATCTGTTAGTGTAGACAAGGAACCAACCAGTCATTCACATCCAGTGATTAATTGTTCTGCCAGTCCAGACTCTGCTCCTGTTTTGTCAGATGCCTGTGGAACTAAGTCACAAGTGATTAATCTAAGTGCTTCGTCAGGTGGTCATGAGAGAAGTGATGAACCAAATTTGGATTTCCACTTGCATCTTGGTGGCAATCGGATGGTTGCTGATGGGATTACAATTAACCGTCCCTTGCTCTCTCTCAAGGACAGTAGGAGCATAAAGGATAGTCAGACTTGCAATGACGAAGGCCATCCTTCTGGATCGCATACAGGACTTGGTTCCTTTGTGCACTCAGTTTCAAGCGTTGCTGTTGCTGAACGAAGGTCTATAACTGATGATCATGGAGAACCTAATGTACAAGGACCTCTAGAGGTGCATCAGCATAATCAAGCCCTTTCAGAAATAGTAATGGAGCAAGAAGAGTTAAGTGACTCTGAGGACGATATTAGAGAAAATGTTGAGTTTGAACATGAAGAAATGGCTGATTCGGAAGAAGAATCACATCATTGTCAGCTGGGCACTGCACAGA GAAGCTTCAAatgtggaatttga